One stretch of Arachis duranensis cultivar V14167 chromosome 1, aradu.V14167.gnm2.J7QH, whole genome shotgun sequence DNA includes these proteins:
- the LOC127745464 gene encoding phototropin-2-like yields MEKLKLPVKCDPDSSGSDHPDSFPIFKLPVSEDLRREEYGVGSVPAIAPSNSSGNRETMNKWMAFSRDSGFNNDGNSAMNNLSGAKSAAKVNDSTNHRTLTEASIAERTAEWGLPMNSSSVKAIAEKTSSSFDGDRTKNLSDRFVESTRTSGDSNYGSESSSGVFPRVSQELKEALATLQQTFVVSDATKPDCPIMYASSGFFNMTGYSSKEVIGRNCRFLQGPDTDMNEVAKIRDATRNGKSYCGRLLNYKKNGTPFWNLLTITPIKDDNGNTIKFIGMQVEVSKYTEGLSEKALRPNGLPTSLIRYDARQKERALGSITEVVQTVKDPKSSSKPMIEENATKHEEKEKFDFEFVLPKSVEAGNTSKFSKQTPPKNSETDASRLSSYEERSKASRKSARVSLKGFKGRSSSTGRDEETPIIEPEVLMTQEITRTESWERAERERDIRQGIDLATTLERIEKNFVISDPRLPDCPIIFASDSFLELTEYTREEILGRNCRFLQGPETDQATVQKIRDAIREQREITVQLINYTKSGKKFWNLFHLQPMRDQKGELQYFIGVQLDGSDHVEPLKNRLSENAELQSAKLVKATAENVDEAVRELPDANLRPEDLWAIHSQPVFPLPHKKDNPSWVAIKKIAARGEKISLHHFSPIRPLGCGDTGSVHLVELQGTDELYAMKAMEKSIMLNRNKVHRACIEREIISLLDHPFLPTLYTSFETSTHVCLITDFCAGGELFALLDKQPMKIFKEDSARFYAAEVVIGLEYLHCLGIIYRDLKPENILLNKEGHVVLTDFDLSFMTNCKPQVVKHPPPSNRRRSRSQPPPTFVAEPVTQSNSFVGTEEYIAPEIITGAGHSSAIDWWTLGILLYEMLYGRTPFRGKNRQRTFSNILHKDLTFPSSIPASLAARQLINALLQRDPASRLGSTTGANEIKQHPFFRGINWPLIRNMNPPPLEAPLKLIEKVPVAKDIKWEDDGVLSTSIDMDNIF; encoded by the exons ATGGAGAAACTCAAATTACCTGTTAAGTGTGATCCTGATTCTTCTGGCAGTGATCATCCAGATTCATTTCCAATATTTAAACTTCCTGTGAGTGAAGATCTTAGAAGAGAGGAATACGGTGTGGGTTCTGTACCGGCGATCGCACCCTCTAATTCTTCCGGCAATAGAGAAACTATGAACAAGTGGATGGCATTTTCCAGAGATTCTGGTTTCAACAATGATGGTAACTCTGCAATGAACAATCTTTCAGGGGCTAAAAGTGCAGCAAAAGTCAATGACTCCACGAATCATCGAACTTTAACCGAAGCAAGCATAGCTGAGAGAACTGCTGAATGGGGTCTTCCAATGAACTCAAGTAGTGTAAAGGCAATAGCAGAGAAAACAAGCTCCTCTTTTGATGGTGACAGAACCAAAAACTTATCAGATAGATTTGTTGAATCAACAAGGACATCCGGAGACTCGAACTATGGATCCGAATCATCATCAGGGGTGTTCCCAAGAGTCTCACAAGAGTTGAAAGAAGCGTTGGCGACGCTGCAACAAACTTTCGTTGTCTCAGACGCAACCAAGCCAGACTGTCCTATCATGTATGCCAGCAGTGGCTTTTTCAATATGACTGGTTATTCTTCAAAGGAGGTTATTGGAAGGAATTG TCGATTTCTTCAGGGGCCCGATACAGACATGAATGAAGTGGCGAAAATTCGGGATGCAACTAGAAATGGGAAAAGTTATTGTGGCAGGCTTTTAAACTACAAGAAAAATGGAACTCCATTCTGGAATCTTCTCACTATTACCCCCATTAAAGATGACAATGGCAACACTATCAAATTCATTGG AATGCAGGTTGAGGTGAGCAAGTACACAGAAGGATTGAGTGAAAAGGCGTTACGACCGAATGGATTACCTACATCGTTGATTCGTTATGATG CTCGTCAGAAGGAGAGAGCTTTAGGTTCCATCACTGAGGTTGTCCAAACTGTGAAGGATCCAAAATCCTCTAGTAAGCCTATGATTGAAGAAAATGCTACCAAGcatgaagagaaagagaagtttgattttgaatttgttttgccAAAGTCTGTTGAAGCTGGGAATACAAGTAAATTTAGCAAACAAACTCCTCCCAAGAATTCTGAAACTGATGCATCACGCTTGAGTTCTTATGAGGAGAGAAGCAAGGCTTCAAGAAAATCTGCACGAGTTTCTTTAAAGGG TTTTAAAGGGAGATCAAGTTCTACTGGGAGAGATGAGGAGACACCCATCATTGAGCCAGAGGTATTGATGACCCAGGAAATAACCCGGACCGAAAGTTGGGAGCGCGCTGAGAGAGAGAGGGATATAAGGCAGGGAATAGATCTAGCAACCACATTGGAGCGGATAGAaaagaattttgtgatttctgatCCTAGACTTCCAGATTGCCCAATT ATATTTGCATCTGATAGCTTCCTTGAACTTACTGAATATACTCGAGAAGAAATTTTGGGAAGAAATTGTCG GTTTCTTCAAGGACCAGAAACAGATCAAGCAACTGTCCAAAAGATTAGAGATGCCATCAGAGAGCAGAGGGAAATTACTGTTCAGTTGATCAATTATACTAAGAGTG GAAAGAAGTTCTGGAATTTATTTCACTTGCAACCTATGCGTGACCAAAAG GGTGAACTTCAATACTTCATTGGTGTTCAGTTAGATGGAAGTGATCATGTCGAACCCTTAAAAAATCGCCTGTCTGAGAATGCTGAGTTACAAAGTGCTAAGTTG GTAAAAGCCACTGCAGAAAATGTTGACGAAGCTGTTCGAGAACTTCCTGATGCCAACTTG AGACCAGAAGATTTATGGGCAATTCATTCTCAACCTGTCTTTCCACTACCTCACAAGAAGGATAATCCTTCTTGGGTAGCAATAAAAAAG ATTGCTGCAAGGGGTGAGAAAATCAGCCTGCATCATTTTTCGCCTATTAGGCCATTGGGTTGTGGAGACACTGGCAG TGTTCATCTGGTGGAACTCCAAGGTACCGACGAACTATATGCAATGAAGGCAATGGAAAAGTCTATAATGTTAAACCGTAACAAG GTCCACCGAGCATGTATCGAGAGAGAGATTATATCATTACTAGATCATCCTTTTCTTCCAACATTGTACACTTCATTTGAg ACGTCCACCCATGTATGTTTGATTACTGACTTCTGTGCCGGGGGAGAGTTGTTTGCATTGCTCGACAAGCAACCTATGAAGATTTTCAAAGAGGATTCAGCAAG ATTTTATGCAGCAGAGGTTGTGATTGGTTTGGAATATCTGCACTGTTTAG GTATAATTTATCGAGATTTAAAGCCTGAAAATATATTACTTAACAAGGAAGGCCATGTTGTATTGACTGACTTTGATCTATCATTTATGACAAATTGTAAACCCCAG GTTGTTAAGCATCCTCCCCCTAGCAATAGAAGAAGATCGAGAAGTCAACCACCTCCGACATTTGTTGCAGAGCCAGTTACACAATCAAATTCATTTGTTGGAACTGAAGAATACATAGCTCCT GAAATTATTACTGGAGCTGGGCATAGTAGTGCTATTGATTGGTGGACCCTTG GTATCTTGTTGTATGAGATGCTCTACGGCCGTACACCGTTTCGAGGAAAGAATAGACAGAGGACATTTTCCAACATCTTACACAAGGATCTTACCTTTCCAAGCAGCATCCCG GCAAGCCTTGCAGCAAGGCAGTTGATCAATGCACTACTGCAAAGAGATCCAGCCAGTCGTCTAGGCTCAACCACCGGTGCCAATGAGATCAAACAACATCCATTCTTCCGTGGAATCAACTGGCCTTTAATCCGCAACATG AATCCACCTCCATTAGAGGCTCCTCTAAAATTGATAGAAAAAGTTCCAGTGGCCAAGGATATAAAGTGGGAAGATGATGGTGTTCTTTCTACCTCAATTGATATGGATAATATTTTCTGA